In a genomic window of Meleagris gallopavo isolate NT-WF06-2002-E0010 breed Aviagen turkey brand Nicholas breeding stock chromosome 1, Turkey_5.1, whole genome shotgun sequence:
- the LOC100546891 gene encoding cholinephosphotransferase 1-like, with product MDGSSFIPEIGNHLVTFYVNLFQAPFWAYLLGALGLFIYQSLDAIDGKQARRTNSSSPLGELFDHGCDSISTVFVVLGSCIAIRLGTNPDWLFFCCFVGLFMFYSAHWQTYVSGILRFGKVDVTEVQIAITVLLLVSAFCGTAIWDYKVQLIGLELKFFAVVGILCGTAVSCFNYFRVIFGGGVGKNGSTIAGTSVLSPGVHIGLLVTLATVIYKKSTIQLFEKHPCLYVLTFGFVNAKISQKLVVRNLLSALNINQLLA from the exons ATGGATGGCAGCTCCTTCATACCTG AAATTGGGAACCACCTAGTGACCTTTTATGTGAATCTCTTTCAGGCACCTTTTTGGGCATACCTCCTGGGTGCACTAGGACTTTTTATCTACCAGTCTCTGGATGCCATTGATGGGAAGCAAGCCAGAAGAACAAACAGTAGCTCTCCTCTAGGAGAGCTCTTTGATCATGGTTGCGACTCAATTTCTACAG tttttgttgtcCTTGGATCCTGCATAGCAATCCGACTAGGAACAAACCCTGActggttgtttttctgttgttttgtggGACTGTTCATGTTCTATTCTGCTCACTGGCAGACATATGTATCAGGCATATTAAGGTTTGGAAA AGTCGATGTAACTGAAGTTCAAATAGCCATAACGGTGTTGCTGTTGGTATCTGCATTTTGTGGAACAGCAATATGGGACTATAAG GTGCAATTGATAGGCCTAGAACTgaagttctttgctgttgttGGCATACTGTGTGGAACAGCAGTTTCATGTTTCAATTACTTCCGCGTCATCTTTGGTGGAGGGGTTGGAAAGAATGGATCTACAATAGCA GGAACAAGTGTTCTTTCACCAGGTGTCCACATTGGGCTACTTGTCACACTGGCCACTGTGATCTACAAAAAATCTACAATTCAGCTGTTTGAAAAACATCCGTGCCTGTATGTCCTGACATTTGGATTTGTGAATGCTAAAATCTCACAGAAGTTAGTGGTAAGGAATCTTCTCTCAGCCCTAAACATCAACCAGTTGTTGGCTTAA